The Verrucomicrobium spinosum DSM 4136 = JCM 18804 DNA segment GGGACAAGCTCTTCCGCGAACACGAAGTGGACTTCTACTTCTGCGGCCACGATCACGATATGCAACACATGGAGTTCGAGGGGCACCCCACCTCCTTCGTGCTTTCTGGCGGGGGCGGGGCCCGCGTTCGTGAGTTCAAGAACGGAGTGGTGCACGGACCCTTTGGTCAAGCCATTCACGGCTTCACGCACCTGGAAGTCACCCAGGACCGGTTTGTCGTGCGCCACATTGATGCGAACCGGAAGCTTCTGCATGCCTTTGAGAAAGACCGGAGCAGCAAGGTGACGATCGTGAGCTGATCCCTCCGTTCTCACCATGAACCCAAGCCTCGCCCTGGCAGGCCTGCTGGCGCTCTGCATCCCAATGATCGGTGGCCGCCTGGCTGCGGCCGAGGTCGCAGTAGCGGATGCGGTTCAACTCCGCGCTGCCGCCGCCGCCGCCCGACCGGGGGATGTGCTGGTGATGAAGGACGGCACCTGGACGGATGTGGACCTCTTGCTTCAGGCCCATGGAACGGCAGAAGCCCCCATCACCCTGCGGGCCGCCACGCCTGGAGTCGTTGTCATTTCCGGGAACTCAAGCCTGCGCATCGCCGGGAGTCATCTCACCGTGGAAGGCCTCTGGTTCAAGGACGCCCTTCCGACGAAGGGAGACGTCGTGAGCTTCCGGTTCGATGCGAAGAATCTGGCCAGCCACTGCCGCCTCACGCAATGCGCTATCACCGAGAGCGAGGGCGGTGGCGACGGCAAAGAACGCAAGTGGGTGTCTCTGTACGGCGCGTATCACAAAGTGGACCACTGCCACTTTGCCGGAAAGACGGGGAAGGGCACGCTCATGGTGGTGTGGCTGGATGGCGGCGAGGCCTCCCACGTCATCGAGGCCAACTCCTTCGGCAAGCGCCTCAAGCTGGGCAAGAACGGCGGCGAGATCCTAAGGGTGGGGGACAGTGATTCCTCCATGCAGAACGCGAGGTGCAGAGTGATGGGAAACCTCTTCGAGGAATGCAATGGGGAGGTCGAGGTGATCTCCAACAAGTCCTGTGAGAACGTGTATGAGGGCAACGTGTTTCGGAATTGCCAGGGCACCCTGACCCTCCGGCATGGAAATCGCTGCCGGGTGGCGGGCAATGCGTTTTTTGGCAATGGCCGTCCCCACACCGGCGGCATCCGCATCATAGGCGAGGGACATCGGGTGATCGGGAACTATCTGGAGAAGCTGGAGGGTGCTGAAGCCCGGGCTGCGATCTGCCTGATGAACGGCATCGAGAAGTCCCCGGCCAACGGGTATTTCCAGGTGAAGGACGCTTTGGTTACAGGCAACTACATCAACCAGTGCCGGGAGAGCATCAACATCGGCTGTGCGGACAAGGACGTGAAAGCTCCGCTGGGACCTCTGAGCTCTGTGATGGCGGACAACGTGATCTACGCGACGAATCGCATTGTGACGCTGCAGGGCACAGGTGCTGGTGTGCGCTGGAGCAGCGGAAAGGTTGGGGGAGCAGAGCTGGGGTATGTAGGCCCTGTGGAGCCCGTGCAGGCCCAAGAAGTGAGCTATGAGGCCTGGCTGAAAGCGACAGGGCGGAAGCCGATGGACGAAGGGTCGGTGGGGGCTTCGTGGATGAAGCGGATGCCGTCGTCGTAGCAGGCTGGCGGAGGTGAGGGGAGATTGAAAGCTCATCCGACAGGCGAAAGCGGCGTCGAGCCGCACGCACTCCAAGACGCTTCGCGAAGTTCGCAGGCGCTGGAGCAAAAGAGTCCTTCATCTGGCATGATCGCCCAACGCGCCAGCGTCTTGGAGTGCCGGTGGCTTGACACCGCTTTGGCAGCCTCTGTGATTTCCTGCAATCCGCAGACCTCTTGCAGGGCTGGTGATTACCTCTGATTCAGTCCATTTCTGCTCCGTCGCTACTCACTAACCAAATTTCCCTCAGCGCCGTAGGCATCAGCGCCCTGAGGCCCCGAACCCGTGCTGGAGGCTTCCGCCGCCTCAGGCGCTTGTTTGCCGCTCGCCGCGGCGGGAATTTTCACCACGGCCACGGTGGTGTTGTCCTGCCGGGGGTGGTGGGCTCCACGAACCGCGAACAGCAGGGCATCAGCTAT contains these protein-coding regions:
- a CDS encoding polysaccharide lyase 6 family protein, whose protein sequence is MNPSLALAGLLALCIPMIGGRLAAAEVAVADAVQLRAAAAAARPGDVLVMKDGTWTDVDLLLQAHGTAEAPITLRAATPGVVVISGNSSLRIAGSHLTVEGLWFKDALPTKGDVVSFRFDAKNLASHCRLTQCAITESEGGGDGKERKWVSLYGAYHKVDHCHFAGKTGKGTLMVVWLDGGEASHVIEANSFGKRLKLGKNGGEILRVGDSDSSMQNARCRVMGNLFEECNGEVEVISNKSCENVYEGNVFRNCQGTLTLRHGNRCRVAGNAFFGNGRPHTGGIRIIGEGHRVIGNYLEKLEGAEARAAICLMNGIEKSPANGYFQVKDALVTGNYINQCRESINIGCADKDVKAPLGPLSSVMADNVIYATNRIVTLQGTGAGVRWSSGKVGGAELGYVGPVEPVQAQEVSYEAWLKATGRKPMDEGSVGASWMKRMPSS